One window of the Eucalyptus grandis isolate ANBG69807.140 chromosome 8, ASM1654582v1, whole genome shotgun sequence genome contains the following:
- the LOC104456371 gene encoding ADP,ATP carrier protein ER-ANT1 yields the protein MTRPSEKFSMDFAMGGVAAVISKSAAAPIERVKLLLQNQGEMMKRGHLRRPYLGIGDCFGRVLREDGFPSFWRGNQANVIRYFPTQAFNFAFKGYFKSFLGRSKEKDGYIKWFVGNVASGSAAGATTSLLLYHLDYARTRLATDARDGPVRGQRQFKGLVDVYRKTLSTDGMAGLYRGFGVSIVGITLYRGMYFGIYDTMKPIILVGALEGNFIASFLLGWSITTVSGVCAYPFDTLRRRMMLTSGQPVKYRSTVHAFQEIVQREGLRALYRGVTANMLLGVAGAGVLAGYDQLQRIASGRSYSYEPHRSVLK from the exons ATGACGCGGCCATCGGAGAAGTTCTCGATGGATTTCGCGATGGGCGGGGTGGCCGCCGTGATATCGAAGAGCGCCGCCGCTCCCATCGAGAGGGTGAAGCTCCTGCTGCAGAATCAGGGGGAGATGATGAAGCGGGGTCACCTGAGGCGGCCCTACCTCGGCATCGGCGATTGCTTCGGGAGGGTCTTGAGGGAGGACGGTTTCCCGTCGTTCTGGAGAGGCAACCAGGCCAATGTGATTCGCTATTTCCCAACTCAG GCTTTCAACTTCGCATTTAAAGGTTATTTCAAAAGTTTCTTGGGCCGTTCAAAAGAGAAGGATGGATATATAAAGTGGTTTGTTGGAAATGTAGCCTCGGGAAGTGCCGCTGGAGCTACCACATCACTGTTGCTGTACCACTTGGATTATGCACGGACGCGACTGGCAACTGATGCTAGAGATGGTCCAGTTCGTGGTCAACGCCAGTTCAAGGGATTAGTTGATGTATATCGCAAAACTCTATCCACTGATGGAATGGCAGGTCTTTACCGTGGATTTGGTGTTTCAATTGTGGGAATTACGTTGTATCGTGGCATGTATTTTGGGATCTATGACACGATGAAGCCTATTATTTTGGTTGGTGCTTTAGAG GGGAATTTCATTGCTAGCTTCTTGCTCGGTTGGAGCATTACGACAGTCTCTGGAGTATGCGCTTATCCCTTCGACACTCTAAGGCGAAGAATGATGCTCACATCTGGACAGCCCGTCAAGTACCGAAGCACTGTGCATGCGTTTCAGGAGATTGTCCAACGTGAAGGTCTGAGGGCCCTCTATCGAGGAGTCACCGCTAATATGCTTCTTGGTGTGGCAGGTGCTGGAGTTCTTGCAGGCTATGATCAGCTTCAGAGAATCGCTTCTGGACGCAGTTATTCTTATGAGCCGCACCGGAGCGTTCTGAAGTGA
- the LOC104456372 gene encoding annexin D5, whose product MSTLTVPPVLTSPRDDAMQLYRAFKGLGCDTAAVVNILAHRDVTQRALIQQEYRTMYSGDLLKRLESELTGKLETAVLLWMYDPAGRDAIVVRQAFMETYIQAATEVICSRTPSQIQTFKQHYYSKFGIHLEHDIEKHTSGDHKKLLLKYVGTPRYEGFEVDRIAVEQDAKALFKAGEKRLGTDEKTFIKIFSERSRAHLAAVDSAYHNMYGSSLKKAVKSETSGHFEHGLVTILLCSQNPAKYFAKVLRKAMKGLGTNDTTLIRVIVTRTEIDMQYIKAEYRNKYKKTLNDAVHSETSGHYRTFLLSLLGPNQ is encoded by the exons ATGTCGACTTTGACCGTACCTCCGGTTCTCACCTCCCCAAGAGACGACGCCATGCAACTTTACCGTGCTTTCAAGG GTTTGGGATGTGATACTGCAGCAGTAGTCAATATTCTTGCCCATCGGGATGTCACACAGCGTGCTCTTATTCAGCAGGAATATCGCACCATGTATTCTGGTGATCTTTTGAAACGCTTAGAATCAGAGCTGACTGGCAAATTAGAG ACGGCTGTTTTGCTATGGATGTATGACCCAGCCGGACGAGATGCCATAGTTGTGAGGCAGGCCTTTATGGAGACATATATTCAAGCTGCTACTGAAGTAATATGCTCTCGAACTCCATCTCAGATACAGACGTTTAAACAACACTACTATTCCAAGTTTGGGATTCATCTCGAGCATGACATTGAGAAACATACCTCTGGGGACCATAAGAAG CTGCTGCTTAAATATGTTGGTACACCACGTTATGAAGGCTTCGAAGTCGATAGGATTGCCGTAGAACAGGATGCAAAGGCTCTTTTCAAAGCTGGGGAGAAGCGGCTGGGGACCGATGAGAAGACTTTTATCAAGATATTTAGCGAGAGAAGCAGGGCACATTTGGCTGCTGTTGATTCTGCTTATCATAACATGTACGGCAGTTCATTGAAGAAG GCCGTGAAGAGCGAAACATCCGGACATTTTGAGCATGGTCTCGTGACAATCTTACTGTGCTCTCAGAACCCTGCCAAGTATTTTGCAAAG GTATTACGCAAGGCGATGAAAGGTCTGGGGACCAATGACACAACGCTGATAAGGGTGATCGTGACGAGGACCGAAATCGACATGCAGTATATAAAAGCAGAATACCGTAATAAGTACAAGAAGACTCTAAACGATGCAGTTCACTCCGAAACATCAGGCCACTATAGGACTTTCCTGCTTTCGCTTCTTGGCCCCAACCAGTAG